A region from the Salmo trutta chromosome 40, fSalTru1.1, whole genome shotgun sequence genome encodes:
- the LOC115180288 gene encoding sorting and assembly machinery component 50 homolog B: MGTVHARSMDPLPMHGRDMGVHPDDMIEVQEAEQETKQEVLENKDVVVQHVNIEGLGRTKEDLLGYEISEVFHAKNLIDVMKKSHMARQKLLRLGIFKEVEVVIDTSDGADALPNGLDVTFEVTEMKRLTGSYNTMVGNNEGSMVLGVKLPNVFGRAEKLTFQFSYGTKETSYGLSFFKPQPGNFERNLTLNLYKVTGQFPWSSLKETDRGVSTELNFPLWRTNHTLKWEGVWRELGCLARSASFAVREESGHTLKSALSHTMSIDTRNSAIFPKKGALLRINQELAGYTGGDASFLKEDFELQVNRQLVWDSVLSASLWGGCLLPIGGRPSSIADRFYLGGPTSVRGFGMYSIGPQSEGDYLGGEAYWAGGLHLYTPLPFRPGRGGFGDLFRTHFFLNAGNLCNLNYGEGPRAHLQKLAECIRWSYGAGIVLRLANIARLELNYCIPMGVQSGDRICDGVQFGAGIRFL; this comes from the exons ATGGGGACTGTCCACGCAAGG AGTATGGACCCTCTCCCGATGCACGGGCGTGACATGGGCGTTCATCCCGACGACATGATTGAGGTGCAGGAGGCAGAACAAGAGACTAAACAGGAGGTCCTGGAAAACAAAGAC GTTGTTGTCCAACATGTCAACATTGAGGGCTTGGGAAGAACCAAAGAGGATTTGCTGGGCTATGAAATCTCAGAGGTCTTCCATGCCAAAAACCTTATTGAT GTCATGAAGAAGTCTCATATGGCCAGACAGAAACTGCTGCGTCTGGGCATTTTCAAAGAGGTGGAGGTTGTCATAGATACATCAGATG GTGCGGATGCGTTGCCCAATGGTCTGGACGTGACGTTCGAGGTGACAGAGATGAAGAGGCTGACAGGCAGCTACAACACCATGGTCGGCAACAACGAGGGCAGCATG GTGTTGGGTGTGAAGCTTCCTAACGTGTTTGGCCGTGCTGAGAAGTTAACCTTCCAGTTTTCCTACGGGACCAAGGAGACTTCCTACGGCCTGTCCTTCTTCAAGCCCCAGCCAGGCAACTTCGAACGCAA CCTCACTCTAAACCTGTACAAAGTCACAGGCCAGTTTCCATGGAGCTCCctcaaagagacagacagaggagtttCCACTGAGCTCAAC tTTCCTCTGTGGAGGACCAACCACACTCTGAAGTGGGAGGGTGTGTGGAGGGAGCTGGGCTGCCTGGCACGCAGTGCCTCCTTTGCCGTGCGAGAGGAGAGCGGACACACCCTCAAGTCTGCCCTCTCG CACACCATGTCCATTGACACCAGGAACTCTGCCATCTTCCCCAAGAAAGGTGCCTTATTGAGGATCAACcag GAGCTGGCTGGCTATACAGGCGGAGACGCCAGCTTCCTGAAGGAGGACTTTGAGCTGCAGGTCAACAGACAGCTGGTCTGGGACTCG GTCCTCTCCGCCTCCCTCTGGGGTGGGTGTCTCCTCCCCATCGGAGGCAGACCGTCCTCCATCGCTGACAG GTTCTATCTGGGCGGTCCCACCAGTGTGCGAGGATTTGGAATGTACAGCATCGGCCCACAGAGCGAGG GTGACTACCTGGGGGGAGAGGCGTACTGGGCAGGCGGGCTCCACCTCTACACTCCTCTGCCCTTCCGCCCGGGCCGGGGCGGCTTCGGAGACCTCTTCAGGACACACTTCTTCCTCAACGCTGGGAACCTGTGCAACCTCAACTACG GAGAGGGTCCAAGAGCACACCTACAAAAGCTGGCGGAGTGTATCCGCTGGTCGTATGGAGCAGGCATCGTGTTGCGTCTCGCGAACATCGCCAGGCTGGAGCTCAACTACTGCATTCCCATGGGGGTTCAGAGTGGAGAcag GATATGCGACGGCGTCCAGTTTGGAGCAGGAATCCGCTTCCTGTGA